The Euphorbia lathyris chromosome 3, ddEupLath1.1, whole genome shotgun sequence genome contains a region encoding:
- the LOC136224279 gene encoding phloretin 4'-O-glucosyltransferase-like — protein sequence MENKEKKPHVLLVIFPGQGHINPALQLVKRLLSMGIHVTFSTSVGAERTMSKTCILPSLSFASFSDGNDDAFTPVQNFEDYISGLRIHGSESLREIINNSSFTCVAYSLLLPWVAGEFNLPSVLFWSQAVLEEHLQILDGETNPTILVNTLDALELEALNSISKHKLVGIGPLVPFGSDSSVRGDLFKCRTSHFYIDWLNSKDEGSVIYISFGSITEVSERQMEEMRRALIESGRPFLWVIREKSMEKVEENGVIVPWCSQLEVLSNPGIGCFFTHCGWNSTTESLACGVPMVAFPQWTDQLTNAKLLQDCWKTGVRVTPNEDGMVPAEEIKRCLNMVMGDGEMRENAIKWKVSARNAFKEGGSSYKNLQDFANSLFHHFWSISPM from the exons ATGGAAAATAAGGAAAAGAAGCCTCATGTGCTGCTGGTAATATTCCCCGGCCAGGGACACATCAACCCCGCTCTTCAACTAGTGAAGCGCCTCCTTTCCATGGGAATCCATGTGACCTTTTCCACCAGTGTCGGTGCAGAACGCACCATGTCTAAAACCTGTATTCTTCCTTCCTTATCTTTTGCTTCCTTCTCCGATGGCAACGATGATGCTTTCACACCCGTCCAAAATTTTGAAGATTACATATCTGGTCTGAGGATTCACGGCTCTGAAAGTCTCCGTGAAATCataaataattcttcattcacTTGTGTTGCTTACTCACTTCTTCTTCCTTGGGTTGCTGGGGAATTCAACCTCCCATCCGTGCTTTTCTGGTCTCAAGCTG TCCTGGAAGAACATCTCCAGATCCTTGATGGAGAAACTAATCCAACAATTCTTGTCAACACCTTGGACGCATTAGAATTGGAGGCCTTGAACTCCATCAGCAAGCACAAATTGGTGGGAATTGGGCCTTTGGTTCCTTTTGGTTCTGATTCTTCAGTGAGAGGCGATCTTTTCAAATGCCGAACTTCCCATTTTTACATTGATTGGCTTAACTCAAAGGATGAAGGTTCAGTTATTTACATATCTTTTGGAAGCATCACAGAAGTATCAGAGAGGCAAATGGAAGAGATGAGGAGAGCATTAATAGAGAGTGGGCGTCCATTCTTGTGGGTTATAAGAGAGAAATCCATGGAAAAGGTAGAAGAGAATGGAGTGATAGTGCCATGGTGCAGTCAATTAGAGGTGCTATCAAATCCAGGAATAGGTTGTTTTTTTACCCATTGTGGTTGGAATTCCACAACAGAGAGCTTGGCTTGTGGAGTCCCTATGGTAGCATTTCCCCAATGGACTGATCAGTTAACAAATGCTAAGCTGCTACAAGATTGTTGGAAAACTGGTGTTAGAGTTACTCCTAATGAAGATGGGATGGTTCCGGCTGAAGAGATAAAGAGGTGTCTCAATATGGTGATGGGAGATGGAGAGATGAGAGAGAATGCCATCAAATGGAAGGTTTCAGCAAGAAATGCTTTTAAGGAAGGTGGTTCTTCTTACAAAAATCTTCAAGATTTTGCTAACTCATTgtttcatcatttttggagtatTTCACCTATGTAG